One genomic region from Arthrobacter pigmenti encodes:
- a CDS encoding glycoside hydrolase family 76 protein: MSTAKDAGARASAAAGSVTSAFGHRLLGLPGTHLGAVRVPKPIGGPWHYWWQAHYLDCLLDAAEREGNNDDGAAHRTRARRLLRTIRLRNGGRWTNAYYDDMAWLSLAALRSADLARNRPLTKLTRVLASAHSPDLGGGLFWNTSRDFKNTPATGPTALYFALIGRQEEAQRMVDWLFDRLLDPRTGLLFDGLRMRSQELVTDIYTYNQGPVLGALLSLGGERNVDRAEALIGAVSQSLVQSGGALRTHGGGGDGGLFTGILVRYLALAAASPLLSETSRSTARTLITATADALWEGRGELGLDRRRRRTVLVFPEAPYPHAGTGAAELSTQLQAWMVFEAAYRVSESADAEAASGR; encoded by the coding sequence ATGTCAACCGCCAAGGACGCTGGAGCCCGCGCGTCCGCTGCCGCAGGTTCAGTAACCAGCGCGTTCGGCCATCGTCTGCTCGGTCTGCCGGGTACGCATCTGGGTGCCGTGCGGGTGCCAAAGCCCATCGGCGGTCCATGGCACTACTGGTGGCAGGCCCACTACCTCGACTGTCTCCTCGACGCAGCGGAGCGTGAGGGGAACAACGACGACGGCGCGGCGCACCGCACGCGCGCACGCCGCCTCCTGCGCACCATCCGACTGCGTAACGGCGGACGTTGGACGAACGCCTACTACGACGACATGGCGTGGCTATCCCTCGCGGCGCTCCGATCGGCCGATCTCGCCCGCAACCGGCCGTTGACCAAGCTGACGCGGGTACTGGCCTCCGCGCACTCCCCGGATCTCGGCGGCGGGCTGTTCTGGAACACGTCCCGCGACTTCAAGAACACCCCCGCGACCGGCCCGACAGCGCTCTATTTCGCGCTGATCGGACGGCAGGAGGAAGCCCAACGAATGGTCGACTGGCTCTTCGACAGACTGCTTGACCCGCGTACGGGCCTTCTCTTCGATGGTCTGCGGATGCGCAGCCAAGAACTCGTCACCGACATCTACACCTACAACCAGGGCCCTGTGCTTGGCGCGCTGCTGTCTCTTGGCGGGGAACGCAACGTTGACCGCGCGGAAGCGCTGATAGGAGCCGTTTCGCAGAGTCTCGTACAGTCCGGCGGCGCACTGCGCACCCACGGCGGCGGCGGCGACGGCGGCCTGTTCACCGGAATCCTCGTGCGTTACCTTGCACTCGCAGCGGCTTCGCCCCTGCTGTCGGAGACGTCGCGAAGCACGGCGCGAACCCTGATCACGGCGACGGCGGACGCCCTCTGGGAGGGGCGGGGCGAACTCGGACTCGATAGGCGCCGTCGTCGTACTGTTCTTGTCTTTCCCGAGGCGCCGTACCCTCACGCCGGAACCGGTGCTGCGGAGCTTTCGACGCAACTACAGGCATGGATGGTTTTCGAGGCCGCCTACCGGGTTTCAGAGTCAGCGGACGCTGAAGCAGCCTCAGGCCGATAA
- a CDS encoding 3-hydroxyacyl-CoA dehydrogenase: MESAGSVALVTGGASGLGRATAQRLYDDGASVVILDLPHSDGEAFAQALGDRARFVPVDVTNEAEVRAAVDAAVELGPLRIVVNCAGVATPGKVLGRDGVLPLEQFSKVVNINLIGTFNVLRLAAEAIAATDPVQTETGTSERGVIVNTASVAAFDGQIGQPAYAASKGAVAAMTLPVARELARSFIRVMTIAPGIFETPMMAGLPQEAQDSLGKQVPHPSRLGKATEYAALVAHIVENQMLNGETIRLDGAIRMAPK, encoded by the coding sequence ATGGAGTCTGCTGGAAGTGTAGCCCTGGTGACCGGCGGGGCGTCCGGGCTTGGTCGCGCTACGGCGCAGCGGCTGTACGACGACGGCGCGTCCGTGGTTATTCTCGACCTCCCGCATTCGGACGGGGAGGCGTTCGCCCAAGCACTCGGCGACCGCGCGCGCTTCGTTCCTGTCGACGTCACCAACGAAGCCGAGGTACGGGCGGCCGTGGACGCCGCCGTCGAACTTGGGCCCTTGCGGATTGTCGTCAACTGCGCAGGCGTGGCCACTCCGGGGAAGGTGCTCGGACGCGATGGCGTGTTGCCGCTCGAGCAGTTCAGCAAGGTAGTCAACATCAACCTCATCGGCACCTTCAACGTGCTTCGCCTCGCGGCCGAGGCCATTGCCGCTACTGATCCGGTACAGACGGAAACCGGTACCTCGGAGCGTGGCGTGATCGTCAATACCGCTTCCGTTGCGGCCTTTGACGGGCAGATCGGCCAGCCGGCTTACGCGGCGTCGAAGGGGGCAGTCGCGGCAATGACCCTTCCGGTGGCGCGCGAACTGGCGCGGTCCTTCATCCGGGTCATGACAATCGCCCCTGGCATTTTCGAGACACCCATGATGGCGGGCCTTCCGCAGGAGGCGCAGGATTCGCTCGGGAAGCAGGTTCCGCACCCCTCGCGTCTCGGCAAGGCCACCGAGTACGCCGCACTGGTCGCACACATCGTCGAGAACCAGATGCTGAACGGCGAAACCATTCGCCTGGACGGCGCCATCCGCATGGCACCGAAGTAG
- a CDS encoding acyl-CoA dehydrogenase family protein, producing MESGLPSADFYGFESLLSDAEQAKLQDVRDFLAKEVIPYATDWWNRAEFPLEVLPKLAALNLSTPVQQGYSHLFSGMVIAELTRADTSLATFFMVHHDLFVEALHQFGTEDQKSRLLQDAMDLTITGAFALTEPQHGSDVAGGMATTATRDGDTWVLNGAKRWIGNGTFCNYMLMWARDTDDGAVRGFILDANLPGVTRTVIENKIALRTVQNADIVLENVRVSEADRFAGIGSFNDTKQLLRGSRILVGWQAVGQQLAAFDAARAYAVERHQFGRPIASFQLVQEQLVRMLGNTTASLGMMTRVAQLQEAEHLARHEGTNSDGGADMAQAALAKSYTSSLMRETVALGRSIFGGNGIVTEFGMAKIFADAEAIYTYEGSYEINSLIAGRAITGVSAIL from the coding sequence ATGGAGAGCGGCCTCCCATCCGCAGACTTCTACGGATTCGAGTCCCTGCTCAGCGACGCCGAACAGGCCAAGCTTCAGGACGTTCGCGATTTCCTGGCGAAGGAAGTAATCCCCTACGCCACCGACTGGTGGAACCGTGCAGAGTTTCCGCTGGAGGTGCTGCCCAAACTCGCAGCCCTCAACCTCAGCACTCCTGTGCAGCAGGGCTACAGCCATCTCTTCAGCGGCATGGTGATTGCCGAACTCACCCGCGCGGACACGTCGCTGGCCACGTTCTTCATGGTTCATCACGATCTGTTTGTCGAAGCCCTGCATCAGTTCGGCACCGAGGACCAGAAGAGCCGCCTGCTGCAGGACGCCATGGACCTCACGATCACGGGTGCGTTTGCGCTGACCGAACCGCAGCACGGCTCGGACGTGGCAGGCGGGATGGCAACAACCGCAACCCGCGACGGCGACACCTGGGTCCTCAACGGCGCCAAACGCTGGATCGGTAACGGCACTTTCTGCAACTACATGCTGATGTGGGCGCGGGACACGGACGACGGCGCGGTGCGCGGGTTCATCCTCGACGCGAACCTCCCCGGGGTCACTCGCACGGTCATTGAGAACAAGATCGCGCTGCGTACGGTGCAGAACGCCGACATTGTGCTGGAGAACGTCCGGGTTTCCGAAGCGGACCGCTTCGCCGGGATCGGCAGCTTCAACGACACGAAACAACTGTTGCGCGGCTCCCGCATCCTCGTGGGGTGGCAGGCGGTAGGGCAACAACTGGCCGCGTTCGACGCCGCCCGCGCCTACGCCGTCGAACGTCACCAGTTCGGCCGGCCCATCGCGAGCTTCCAGCTGGTACAGGAACAGCTGGTCCGGATGCTCGGCAATACGACGGCGAGCCTGGGCATGATGACCCGTGTGGCGCAGCTTCAGGAGGCCGAACACCTCGCGCGGCACGAAGGCACGAACAGCGATGGCGGTGCCGATATGGCGCAGGCGGCGCTCGCGAAGTCCTACACGTCGTCGCTCATGCGCGAGACGGTGGCACTCGGCCGGTCAATCTTCGGCGGCAACGGGATAGTGACCGAGTTCGGGATGGCCAAGATCTTCGCCGACGCCGAAGCCATCTACACCTACGAAGGCTCCTACGAAATCAACTCGCTCATCGCCGGACGCGCCATTACGGGAGTCTCCGCGATCCTCTGA
- a CDS encoding cytochrome P450: protein MEEEAKQLVTSVGDQLTWDDFTRSWYRLVRRVVFGDTAADNHELTDMLTELRADANWAFLKPRKRKLRAKFFAAVERGMRQAPPGTLASILARAEEPGNAAPVEQIPQWLFAFDPAGMATFRALAALSTHPDAITRATAEVAKDASAHGHLPWLRACVLESLRLWPTTPMVLRQTTRSVAWDPGVMPASCGVLVYAPYFHRQEGKVPNPHSYTPERWLNDDDGDWALIPFSEGPAVCPGRYLVLMLTSAFLSHLLEGMELKLERPGRLNPDQPLPGTLNNYSLRFSVRRRGRSSS from the coding sequence GTGGAAGAAGAGGCGAAACAGCTCGTGACGTCGGTAGGCGATCAACTCACCTGGGACGATTTCACTCGGTCCTGGTACAGGCTGGTGCGCAGGGTCGTTTTCGGTGATACCGCCGCGGACAACCACGAGCTGACGGATATGCTCACTGAGCTGCGGGCGGATGCGAACTGGGCTTTTCTCAAGCCCCGCAAGCGCAAGCTGCGCGCGAAGTTCTTTGCCGCCGTCGAACGCGGAATGCGCCAGGCACCGCCCGGCACGCTCGCATCGATTCTGGCGCGTGCGGAGGAGCCGGGCAACGCCGCCCCGGTCGAGCAGATTCCGCAGTGGCTTTTCGCGTTCGACCCGGCCGGTATGGCAACCTTCCGTGCACTCGCCGCGCTCAGCACACATCCAGATGCCATCACGCGCGCCACCGCCGAGGTTGCGAAGGACGCTTCGGCACACGGCCACCTCCCGTGGCTGCGTGCCTGCGTGCTGGAGTCGCTTCGCCTCTGGCCCACCACGCCCATGGTCCTGCGCCAGACCACACGCAGCGTCGCCTGGGACCCCGGCGTAATGCCGGCGTCATGCGGCGTGCTTGTGTACGCTCCCTACTTTCACCGCCAGGAAGGCAAGGTGCCGAATCCGCATTCCTACACGCCTGAGCGCTGGCTGAACGACGACGACGGCGACTGGGCACTCATCCCCTTCAGCGAGGGCCCCGCGGTCTGCCCGGGTAGGTACCTGGTGCTGATGCTGACGAGCGCATTCCTGTCGCATCTGCTTGAGGGTATGGAACTCAAACTCGAACGACCAGGCCGGTTGAATCCGGACCAGCCGCTTCCGGGGACGCTGAACAATTACTCGTTGCGCTTCAGCGTTCGTCGGCGCGGGCGTTCGTCCTCGTAG
- a CDS encoding DedA family protein: MDFSAIAEWSVLIHPVTLLVVIADVFAPVMPSEFLVIASGSMASEGSVLLPVSLLTAALGSWLGDLILFLLFRNRLTHWLDRFRWGRAVHRGIRTAVDKAGKSPTYAGLVALRFLPGGRTAGVAAAGIANVPLRPFLAFAAVGGILWSFWLVGLGYISDVTTGFPMWASALLGMGVGTLVGLIIAAFFALKQRREVRNTHEHADSVQPPAAPTSTHATEEDGLRAQRPEQRP; this comes from the coding sequence GTGGACTTCTCTGCCATCGCCGAGTGGTCGGTGCTGATTCACCCGGTCACCTTGCTCGTGGTGATCGCCGATGTCTTTGCGCCGGTGATGCCGTCGGAATTCCTGGTGATCGCTTCGGGATCGATGGCGTCCGAGGGTTCCGTTCTACTCCCGGTCTCACTGCTGACGGCCGCTCTAGGCAGCTGGTTGGGTGACCTGATCCTGTTTCTGCTCTTCCGGAACCGGCTCACACACTGGCTGGATCGCTTCCGTTGGGGCCGCGCCGTGCACCGGGGCATCCGTACCGCCGTCGACAAAGCAGGTAAGTCCCCAACCTACGCCGGGCTTGTTGCGCTCCGTTTCCTGCCAGGCGGGCGGACCGCGGGCGTCGCTGCGGCGGGAATTGCCAACGTGCCGCTTCGTCCGTTCCTGGCATTCGCTGCCGTCGGAGGCATCCTCTGGTCTTTCTGGCTGGTGGGGCTCGGCTACATCTCCGACGTCACAACCGGCTTCCCGATGTGGGCCAGTGCACTCCTTGGGATGGGTGTAGGTACTCTGGTGGGACTGATCATTGCAGCGTTCTTCGCGCTCAAGCAGCGCCGGGAGGTCCGAAACACACATGAGCATGCCGACTCCGTCCAACCACCGGCTGCCCCAACCTCCACCCACGCCACCGAAGAAGACGGACTCCGGGCCCAGCGACCAGAGCAGCGTCCTTGA
- a CDS encoding RluA family pseudouridine synthase, whose translation MQSPLPVRNGVNATRLRLPAEGPWSTALEYILDRWNHVDPDGIAERFDRGEVVALGGERLTRETPLTDHTFIWYYRELPIEERLPVETNILHQDENLLVVDKPHFLPTTPGGRYVAESALVRLRVQLDLPDLIPMHRLDRMTAGILMFSTNPATRGAYQLLFENRQIRKEYEAAAPIDPSLQLDTHPRMVHSRIIKSRTYLLAQEVDGEPNAETRISLIGEHGGVGRYRLQPHTGKTHQLRLHMAGLGLGILNDPFYPVLQPQQEDDYTKPLQLLARHTEFTDPLTGTPASFTSRLELSALG comes from the coding sequence ATGCAATCCCCGCTCCCCGTCCGTAACGGCGTGAACGCCACGCGGCTCAGGCTGCCTGCGGAAGGTCCCTGGAGCACCGCGCTTGAGTACATCCTGGACCGCTGGAACCACGTGGACCCGGACGGAATTGCGGAGCGTTTCGACCGGGGCGAGGTTGTTGCACTCGGCGGCGAGCGCCTCACCCGCGAGACTCCGCTCACTGACCACACGTTTATCTGGTACTACCGTGAACTGCCCATCGAGGAGCGGCTACCGGTCGAGACGAACATCCTGCACCAGGATGAAAACCTGCTGGTGGTGGACAAACCGCACTTCCTTCCGACGACGCCGGGAGGCAGGTATGTCGCGGAGTCGGCACTCGTGAGGCTGCGGGTTCAACTGGACCTGCCGGACCTCATTCCCATGCATCGCCTGGACCGCATGACCGCGGGCATCCTGATGTTCTCCACCAACCCGGCCACCCGCGGCGCCTACCAGTTATTGTTCGAGAATCGGCAGATCCGCAAGGAGTACGAGGCTGCGGCTCCCATAGACCCGTCCCTTCAGCTGGATACCCATCCCCGAATGGTCCATAGCCGAATCATCAAGTCCCGCACGTACCTGCTGGCACAGGAAGTGGACGGCGAACCGAACGCCGAAACCCGGATAAGCCTCATTGGAGAGCACGGCGGCGTGGGCCGTTACCGGCTCCAGCCGCATACCGGCAAGACCCACCAGCTGCGGCTGCACATGGCAGGGCTGGGACTCGGCATCCTGAACGATCCGTTCTACCCGGTACTGCAACCCCAGCAGGAGGACGACTACACCAAACCGTTGCAGCTCCTTGCACGGCACACCGAGTTCACTGATCCGCTGACGGGTACGCCGGCGTCGTTCACCAGCCGCCTGGAACTCTCGGCGCTGGGATGA
- a CDS encoding DUF6541 family protein, with product MNWFSMLPGFLLAVLLLLGPGLVWGGVLGLRRLTLLALAGPLSVTAVVVAAEAASLIGVRWSLVPVIGVTAAVGLVLWLVRRRYGASLAMDPGGSTRWALIAWGAAAVPVGAIMLWIFGDPQNIAQSHDNIFHLNALRYIAETSNASSLELGYLGTRAPTFYPAGWHAVVSVAITASGLSIPAAINVVNLAIITVIWSTGCLFLVTRVTGERRTALLITAVLTGAYSSFPYLLLEFGVVYPFMLSIALLPVVLGLVIQLMRVGAPLRSTTAGNLLLLFGVLPGLALAHPASLVGALGLSVPMVIAAAYARLRRGTAPAWRTLVPTALFVIALAVAWMQLRPSRASSDNWDDLGDAGRALVDVIFHSPLYRPVAVLATVLTLVGAGVVLYRKRHRWALALYGLAAMLFVVANWRQAPDLRWIVAGVWYNDFFRISAMLPVAGIVIAAIGGVALVDTALRQPRAMRFLRGGSGRRPAVVVVLVLAGIAVAPVNAVVIGAQEAAAKYRFTAESELLTDNELALIRRLPESVEPGAKLIGVPLTGASLSYSYTGIPTLLPYGTDPVNEAGRALFESLDELTTNDAVCRALEETGVGYVLDFGTDSVHPGERIVEPGLQELTAENGFELIESVGDAALYRITGCTGASTLNG from the coding sequence ATGAACTGGTTCAGCATGCTCCCGGGCTTCCTCCTCGCGGTGCTCCTGCTGCTCGGTCCGGGTCTCGTGTGGGGCGGTGTCCTGGGACTGCGCCGCCTCACCCTACTGGCCCTCGCCGGGCCACTGAGCGTGACCGCCGTCGTCGTCGCCGCCGAAGCCGCTTCGCTGATCGGAGTGCGCTGGTCGCTGGTGCCGGTGATCGGTGTGACGGCTGCGGTTGGATTGGTGCTATGGCTCGTCCGGCGGCGGTACGGGGCATCGCTGGCCATGGATCCCGGCGGCTCCACACGGTGGGCTCTCATCGCGTGGGGGGCTGCCGCTGTGCCGGTTGGCGCGATCATGCTCTGGATCTTCGGCGATCCGCAGAACATCGCCCAGTCCCACGACAACATCTTCCACCTGAACGCGCTGCGCTACATCGCCGAAACATCGAACGCCTCCTCCCTTGAACTGGGGTATCTGGGCACCCGGGCGCCGACCTTTTACCCGGCGGGCTGGCACGCTGTCGTGTCGGTGGCAATCACAGCCTCGGGCCTCTCCATTCCGGCGGCCATCAACGTAGTCAATCTGGCGATCATCACGGTCATCTGGAGCACCGGCTGCCTCTTCCTGGTCACCCGGGTCACCGGCGAGCGCCGCACCGCCCTGCTCATCACGGCCGTACTCACCGGCGCCTACAGCAGCTTCCCCTACCTGCTGCTCGAGTTCGGCGTGGTCTACCCGTTCATGCTTTCGATCGCACTGCTACCGGTGGTGCTCGGACTTGTAATTCAGCTGATGAGGGTCGGAGCGCCGCTGCGATCGACGACGGCGGGAAACCTCCTCCTGCTTTTCGGCGTACTTCCCGGTCTGGCTTTGGCGCATCCCGCCTCCTTGGTGGGTGCACTCGGACTGAGTGTTCCGATGGTGATCGCCGCCGCGTATGCCCGGCTGCGCAGGGGAACTGCACCCGCCTGGCGCACCCTGGTACCCACAGCGCTGTTCGTCATTGCATTAGCCGTCGCGTGGATGCAGTTGCGTCCCTCCCGGGCAAGTTCGGATAACTGGGATGACCTCGGCGACGCCGGCCGTGCCCTGGTGGATGTCATCTTCCATTCTCCGCTCTACCGGCCGGTAGCAGTCCTGGCGACGGTCCTGACCCTGGTGGGTGCCGGCGTCGTTCTCTATCGGAAGCGGCACCGGTGGGCCCTCGCGCTGTACGGTCTGGCGGCAATGCTGTTTGTGGTGGCGAACTGGAGGCAGGCTCCGGATCTTCGCTGGATAGTGGCCGGTGTCTGGTACAACGATTTCTTCAGGATCAGTGCCATGCTTCCGGTCGCGGGCATCGTGATTGCGGCAATCGGCGGAGTCGCACTGGTGGATACGGCTTTACGTCAACCGCGTGCGATGCGATTCCTGCGTGGGGGGAGCGGGCGGCGGCCGGCCGTCGTCGTCGTACTGGTTTTGGCGGGTATTGCGGTGGCCCCGGTCAATGCCGTGGTCATAGGGGCGCAGGAAGCTGCTGCGAAGTACCGGTTCACGGCGGAGTCGGAGCTGCTGACCGATAACGAGCTGGCACTGATCCGGCGGCTGCCGGAATCCGTCGAGCCAGGCGCAAAGTTGATCGGTGTGCCGCTGACCGGTGCTTCTTTGTCCTACTCCTACACCGGCATCCCCACACTTTTGCCCTACGGCACCGATCCCGTTAACGAGGCCGGGAGGGCCCTGTTCGAGTCACTCGATGAGCTCACTACCAACGACGCAGTATGCCGGGCCTTGGAGGAAACCGGCGTTGGCTACGTGCTCGATTTCGGTACCGACTCCGTGCACCCCGGCGAGCGCATCGTTGAGCCCGGGTTGCAGGAGCTGACAGCGGAGAACGGGTTTGAACTGATCGAGAGCGTTGGCGACGCCGCGCTCTACCGGATCACGGGATGCACAGGCGCAAGTACCCTTAACGGGTGA
- a CDS encoding Fpg/Nei family DNA glycosylase translates to MPEGDTVWRAARDLDRALRDQELTRCDIRVPRYATVDFTGKTVRNVVARGKHLLIRVEDEWTIHSHLKMEGLWHVYPKGGRWRRPAFKARCVLETAAKSVVGFELGFLRVIAQQEEDDAVGYLGPDLLGPDWDSGEALRRLRADPERPIGLALLDQRNLAGIGNVYRCELCFLAGEHPLTPVGEIKNLPRMVELAHRLLETNKDRSTRVTTGNLLRDPLWVYGRTDRSCLRCGTRIIRSELGDNELEQRVLYHCPHCQPAKVTA, encoded by the coding sequence GTGCCTGAGGGAGATACCGTCTGGCGTGCGGCCCGCGACCTGGACAGGGCGTTGAGGGACCAGGAACTGACCCGCTGCGACATCCGCGTCCCCCGCTACGCCACCGTGGACTTCACGGGTAAAACGGTGCGCAACGTCGTCGCGCGCGGAAAACACCTGTTGATCCGTGTGGAGGATGAGTGGACCATCCACTCGCACCTGAAAATGGAAGGCCTGTGGCACGTCTACCCGAAGGGCGGCCGATGGCGCAGGCCCGCGTTCAAGGCACGCTGCGTCCTGGAAACCGCCGCAAAGTCAGTGGTCGGGTTCGAACTGGGTTTCCTCCGGGTGATCGCGCAGCAGGAAGAGGACGACGCCGTCGGCTACCTTGGACCGGACCTGCTGGGACCGGATTGGGATTCCGGGGAGGCGCTGCGACGGCTCCGAGCGGACCCTGAGCGGCCGATCGGGCTCGCCCTGCTGGATCAGCGGAACCTCGCGGGAATCGGTAACGTTTACCGGTGCGAGCTGTGCTTCCTGGCCGGCGAGCACCCGCTCACACCGGTCGGCGAGATCAAGAACCTGCCGCGGATGGTGGAACTCGCGCATCGACTGCTGGAAACGAACAAGGACCGCTCCACTCGGGTAACAACCGGTAACCTGCTCCGCGATCCACTATGGGTGTACGGGCGCACCGACCGCAGTTGCCTGCGTTGCGGAACTCGGATCATCCGCAGCGAACTGGGCGACAACGAGCTGGAACAGCGCGTGCTCTACCACTGCCCGCACTGCCAACCGGCGAAAGTCACCGCGTGA